A genomic segment from Lignipirellula cremea encodes:
- a CDS encoding DUF1501 domain-containing protein: MLTGYGRRFFLGSMAAALAGASGRSWLRTLAAEEAGQAAGVKQIILLWLNGGPATIDLWDLKPGHRHGGPFQEISTQTPGVRISEHLPQLARWTNEMAIVRSMTSKEGDHGRAVHLTRTGYSPQAGIDFPDLGALVVNEFPQPERLLPGFVSITPPRRMGYSGNGFLGPQCAPMQVGEQAKAVGDLVVDDLQPGPSLRPGQTERFDLLRQFDQAFVQSHPQSTARQYQASVQRAMRTMDPRAVAAFDLEAEADPVRTRYGKNLFGQGCLLARRLVEHGVSFVEVTLDGWDTHNENFQRVASLSEQLDHAFAALLADLQERQMLSSTLVLCQGEFGRTPRINGNAGRDHWPKVWSAVLAGGGVGRGQVIGQTNAGGTEIESEAHAVPDLVATVCQAAGIDPTRQNMSNVDRPIRIAPPEHQLIRELL, translated from the coding sequence GTGCTAACGGGTTACGGTCGACGGTTTTTTCTGGGATCCATGGCGGCCGCTCTGGCGGGAGCGTCGGGCCGTTCCTGGCTGCGCACGCTGGCGGCGGAAGAAGCCGGCCAGGCGGCCGGGGTGAAGCAGATCATTCTGCTCTGGCTCAATGGCGGACCGGCCACGATTGACCTGTGGGACCTGAAGCCGGGACATCGCCATGGCGGCCCGTTCCAGGAGATTTCCACCCAGACGCCAGGCGTGCGGATCTCGGAACATCTGCCGCAGCTGGCCCGCTGGACCAACGAGATGGCGATCGTCCGTTCGATGACCTCCAAAGAAGGCGACCACGGCCGGGCCGTCCACCTGACCCGCACCGGATACTCGCCCCAGGCCGGCATCGACTTTCCCGATCTGGGCGCCCTGGTCGTCAATGAGTTCCCCCAGCCGGAACGCCTGCTGCCGGGCTTTGTCAGCATCACCCCGCCGCGGCGGATGGGTTATTCGGGCAACGGTTTTCTCGGCCCGCAGTGTGCTCCGATGCAAGTGGGCGAACAGGCGAAAGCAGTCGGCGATCTGGTCGTCGACGATCTGCAGCCGGGGCCGTCGCTGCGGCCCGGCCAAACGGAACGCTTTGATCTGCTGCGGCAGTTTGACCAGGCGTTCGTCCAGTCGCATCCCCAGTCCACGGCCCGGCAGTACCAGGCTTCCGTCCAGCGAGCCATGCGCACGATGGACCCCCGGGCGGTGGCGGCCTTTGATCTGGAAGCAGAGGCCGATCCCGTGCGCACCCGCTACGGGAAGAACCTGTTTGGCCAGGGCTGCCTGCTGGCCCGACGACTGGTGGAACATGGCGTGTCGTTTGTCGAAGTGACGCTCGACGGCTGGGATACGCACAACGAGAACTTCCAGCGGGTGGCTTCCTTGTCGGAGCAGCTGGACCACGCTTTCGCCGCCTTGCTGGCCGACCTGCAGGAGCGACAGATGCTGTCCTCCACGCTGGTCCTGTGCCAGGGGGAATTCGGCCGCACGCCCCGGATCAACGGCAACGCCGGCCGCGACCACTGGCCCAAGGTCTGGTCGGCCGTGCTTGCCGGGGGCGGCGTCGGTCGCGGTCAGGTGATTGGCCAGACCAACGCCGGCGGCACGGAAATCGAAAGCGAAGCCCATGCGGTTCCCGACCTGGTCGCCACCGTTTGCCAGGCCGCAGGGATCGACCCGACCCGTCAGAATATGTCGAACGTGGATCGCCCGATTCGCATTGCCCCGCCCGAGCATCAGCTGATCAGGGAGCTGCTGTGA
- a CDS encoding DUF1549 domain-containing protein: MNHRTSPVKHGRKVLPARRPQRLLPFSLLLLAAALALPPAAVSEGAERPVSDAQPGEASVTANESSTAADRLAGEINARLAEVWRREAIVPAKRTGSDVFFRRVHLDLIGRIPSASAASRFAAIDSPAERRRLVQELAASAASAEHRSRFLRTTWFPQTSVDPYQYLAPDTERWIASQLKKRLPLNQIARELVAGSRNSTPRTFVESNDHRSAQMAGNAVGAFLGVDLSCAQCHDHPQAKWTQDQFWQTAAFFERAPDDQEFALDQLSIAIPDTERSVQAALFTGESWQAQPLAASSSAQPSATASAPDRSGRALFAEWMSGPANPFFARRLANEFWSEFFGRPLTTALDGSTAGDPELEALLDGIAAALVASDFDSRLLIEAYALTDAYQLSSETASETASETASETEPGAPAAINSASGRYFERAAVRGLTGEQLFDSLDTAAGRLVVREDLDAPARIQERQRFREQFRIASNSRPQRSILQSLGLMNGDLTARLVSAEENATIAALASTPFMDEAACVESLFWAVLSRAPREEEIRRLQEAGLSVEERPTRARRYGQLFWLLVNTVEFNTNH, from the coding sequence ATGAACCACCGCACGTCTCCCGTAAAACACGGCCGCAAGGTCCTGCCGGCACGCCGGCCGCAGCGACTCTTGCCGTTCAGCTTGCTACTGCTGGCAGCCGCCCTGGCGCTGCCGCCTGCCGCGGTCAGCGAGGGGGCGGAACGGCCCGTCAGCGATGCCCAGCCGGGCGAAGCCTCCGTAACTGCCAACGAGTCGTCCACCGCGGCGGATCGGCTGGCGGGAGAGATTAACGCTCGTCTGGCCGAGGTCTGGCGGCGTGAAGCGATCGTCCCGGCGAAGCGCACCGGCAGTGATGTGTTCTTCCGGCGGGTGCACCTGGATCTGATCGGACGCATCCCGTCCGCGTCGGCCGCTTCTCGATTTGCGGCCATCGACAGCCCTGCCGAGCGACGCCGTCTGGTGCAGGAACTGGCCGCCAGCGCCGCCAGTGCGGAGCATCGGTCCCGCTTTCTGCGAACCACCTGGTTCCCGCAAACCAGCGTCGACCCGTACCAGTATCTGGCGCCGGATACCGAACGCTGGATCGCTAGCCAGCTGAAAAAGCGGCTGCCCTTGAACCAGATCGCCCGGGAACTGGTGGCCGGTTCCCGGAACTCCACGCCGCGGACCTTTGTGGAAAGCAATGACCACCGCTCGGCCCAGATGGCCGGCAACGCCGTCGGTGCGTTCCTGGGCGTTGACCTGTCCTGCGCCCAGTGCCACGATCATCCTCAGGCCAAATGGACACAGGACCAGTTCTGGCAAACGGCCGCCTTTTTTGAAAGGGCGCCCGACGATCAGGAGTTCGCCCTTGACCAGCTCTCGATCGCCATCCCCGATACCGAGCGGAGCGTCCAGGCGGCCCTGTTCACCGGCGAGTCCTGGCAGGCCCAACCTCTGGCAGCCAGCTCCAGCGCACAACCTTCAGCGACTGCCAGCGCGCCTGACCGCAGTGGACGGGCCCTGTTTGCGGAGTGGATGAGCGGCCCGGCCAATCCGTTTTTCGCCCGACGGCTGGCGAACGAATTCTGGTCCGAGTTTTTCGGACGTCCCCTGACTACTGCGCTCGACGGCAGTACGGCCGGCGATCCGGAGCTGGAGGCGCTGCTCGATGGCATCGCCGCCGCGCTGGTCGCCAGCGACTTCGATTCGCGGCTGCTCATCGAGGCGTACGCTCTGACCGATGCCTACCAGTTGTCGTCGGAAACAGCCTCGGAAACAGCCTCGGAAACAGCCTCGGAAACAGAGCCAGGCGCCCCGGCGGCGATCAACTCAGCGTCGGGCCGCTACTTCGAACGGGCGGCCGTGCGGGGGCTGACGGGCGAGCAGTTATTCGACAGCCTGGATACGGCGGCCGGTCGTCTGGTGGTGCGGGAAGACCTGGATGCACCGGCCCGGATCCAGGAACGGCAGCGCTTTCGCGAGCAGTTTCGCATCGCCAGCAACTCCCGCCCCCAACGCTCGATCCTGCAGTCCTTGGGATTGATGAACGGCGACCTGACGGCGCGGCTGGTCTCGGCCGAAGAGAACGCCACCATCGCGGCCCTGGCGTCGACTCCGTTTATGGACGAAGCGGCCTGTGTGGAGTCGTTGTTCTGGGCCGTGTTAAGTCGCGCTCCGCGGGAAGAAGAAATTCGCCGGCTGCAGGAAGCGGGCCTGTCGGTCGAGGAACGCCCCACTCGGGCCCGCCGGTATGGCCAGCTGTTCTGGCTGCTGGTGAATACGGTGGAGTTCAATACTAACCATTAG
- a CDS encoding DUF1559 family PulG-like putative transporter has product MASPASSPARGNVALVLAALLLLGSVGLPLLVNAREAARSSRCEERLGKLARGCRAYAAVHQETLPSNRRQPFVGWNTLILPHVEQQEMYDQYDLREDWWTGKNRTLGSKQVDDFLCPAAPHPQRRVDLLDPDGQAFQAAATDYVASAGAYLFRNQVEQLYRGAMASPGRRYEGSGVTAGHAVKLSEITDGQANSLLIVEMADKPNSWRAGKLHEDRSQNADPQPLVEGYSIGQWVAPNWNHLRSYSADGATPFGPCSVNCSNSGSLYGFHQGYANAAFVDGSVRKIRAGLEEEVLVALVSIADRELLSAADYEAE; this is encoded by the coding sequence ATGGCTTCTCCTGCTTCCTCTCCCGCACGCGGGAACGTGGCGCTCGTTCTGGCTGCCCTCCTGCTGCTGGGTTCTGTTGGGTTGCCGCTGCTGGTCAACGCTCGGGAGGCGGCCCGCAGCAGCCGTTGCGAAGAGCGGCTGGGGAAACTGGCTCGCGGTTGCCGCGCCTATGCGGCCGTACATCAGGAAACGTTGCCCAGTAATCGCCGCCAGCCGTTTGTCGGCTGGAACACGCTCATTCTGCCGCACGTGGAGCAGCAGGAAATGTACGACCAGTACGACCTGCGCGAAGACTGGTGGACCGGCAAGAATCGCACGCTGGGATCCAAACAGGTCGACGACTTCCTTTGTCCCGCGGCCCCGCATCCCCAGCGCAGGGTGGATCTGCTCGATCCCGACGGCCAGGCATTCCAGGCGGCGGCGACGGACTACGTCGCGTCGGCGGGGGCTTACCTGTTTCGCAACCAGGTGGAGCAATTGTATCGCGGGGCGATGGCCTCGCCCGGTCGACGGTACGAGGGTTCCGGCGTCACGGCCGGCCATGCGGTAAAGCTGTCCGAGATCACCGACGGCCAGGCGAACTCGCTGCTGATCGTCGAGATGGCGGACAAGCCGAACAGCTGGCGCGCCGGTAAACTGCACGAGGATCGCAGCCAGAACGCCGATCCGCAGCCGCTGGTCGAAGGCTACAGCATTGGCCAGTGGGTCGCCCCCAACTGGAATCATCTGCGTTCTTATAGCGCTGACGGCGCCACGCCCTTTGGCCCCTGCAGTGTCAATTGTTCCAACAGCGGCTCCCTGTACGGCTTCCACCAGGGCTACGCCAATGCGGCCTTTGTAGACGGCAGCGTCCGCAAGATCAGGGCCGGCCTGGAAGAGGAAGTCCTCGTTGCGCTGGTCAGTATCGCCGATCGCGAACTCCTCTCCGCCGCGGATTACGAGGCCGAATGA
- a CDS encoding DUF1559 domain-containing protein has protein sequence MHPLSSRSRRAFGFTLVELLVVIAIIGVLVALLLPAVQMAREAARRMQCTNNLRQIGLACHTYHDAHQTFPPGRLLYNGVDSGGSPTKIVTGFLAMVLPYVEQAGLSDAYDQRFGFDDPANQVVANQVVNVFLCPSTPGPRVTPIYSGWNLGWSTSMSALPGLTGAATDYQGVRGVHYVERVGPAAGTHIWDGTCGILNEQGTSVGDITDGSSHTILLFEMAGKPASWRLGKQQPDPTNAQFFSHGPWVGNNGIGIYNWASDGSVKGCDTCNSFINVDNELSPYSFHPGVINVMMADGSTQAVSESLASDTFVDLCRKEDGNQIHGF, from the coding sequence TTGCACCCTTTGTCTTCCAGGTCGCGTCGTGCCTTCGGCTTCACGTTAGTAGAACTGCTGGTGGTGATCGCCATTATTGGCGTGCTGGTCGCTCTGTTGCTGCCCGCTGTCCAGATGGCGCGGGAGGCGGCCCGCCGCATGCAATGCACGAACAATCTGCGGCAAATCGGGCTCGCTTGCCATACTTACCATGACGCACATCAAACGTTTCCGCCGGGACGCCTGCTGTACAACGGCGTCGATTCGGGCGGCAGTCCGACGAAAATCGTGACCGGCTTTCTGGCGATGGTGTTGCCCTATGTGGAGCAGGCCGGCTTGAGCGACGCGTATGACCAGCGGTTCGGGTTCGACGATCCCGCGAACCAGGTGGTCGCGAACCAGGTGGTGAACGTGTTTCTCTGCCCTTCGACACCCGGCCCTCGGGTGACGCCCATCTATTCCGGCTGGAATCTGGGCTGGTCGACGAGTATGTCGGCCCTGCCTGGCCTGACGGGTGCAGCTACCGATTACCAGGGTGTGCGGGGCGTGCATTATGTCGAGCGAGTCGGTCCGGCCGCCGGCACGCACATTTGGGACGGAACCTGCGGCATCTTGAATGAGCAGGGAACATCGGTCGGAGATATCACCGACGGCTCGAGCCACACGATTTTGCTGTTTGAAATGGCCGGCAAGCCCGCCAGCTGGCGTCTGGGCAAGCAGCAGCCTGACCCGACGAACGCCCAGTTTTTCAGCCATGGTCCCTGGGTGGGAAACAACGGCATCGGCATTTATAACTGGGCCAGCGACGGTTCGGTCAAAGGTTGCGACACTTGCAATAGCTTTATTAATGTCGATAACGAGCTTTCGCCTTACAGTTTTCATCCAGGCGTGATTAATGTGATGATGGCGGACGGTTCGACACAGGCCGTTTCCGAAAGCCTGGCGTCGGACACCTTTGTTGACCTGTGCCGCAAAGAAGACGGCAACCAGATCCACGGATTCTAG
- a CDS encoding ComEA family DNA-binding protein, whose translation MNFPSQPSRNPFHRADQAAAAAVLTISLAVMGGQWLLSQFQQQETLRLTTADPAPVLQRLAAPAELAPVTSPSAEPREMLVEFVEKAPPDSAPPRLQVDINRAPWQELTLLPGVGETLARRIVAWREEEGPFQTINDLDRVRGIGPKTLHNMRPFVLPLEK comes from the coding sequence GTGAATTTCCCGTCGCAGCCCTCGCGAAATCCCTTCCACCGCGCTGATCAGGCAGCGGCTGCGGCGGTGCTGACGATTTCGCTGGCCGTGATGGGAGGGCAATGGCTGCTGAGTCAGTTCCAGCAGCAGGAAACGCTGCGTTTGACGACCGCAGATCCCGCGCCCGTGCTGCAGCGATTGGCGGCTCCGGCCGAGCTGGCGCCCGTGACCAGTCCGTCCGCCGAACCGAGGGAGATGCTGGTGGAATTCGTCGAGAAGGCGCCGCCTGATTCCGCCCCGCCGCGACTGCAGGTGGACATCAATCGGGCGCCGTGGCAAGAGTTGACGCTGCTGCCAGGCGTGGGCGAAACCCTAGCGCGGCGGATCGTCGCGTGGCGCGAAGAAGAAGGACCGTTTCAGACGATCAATGACCTGGATCGGGTCCGCGGCATCGGCCCCAAGACCCTGCACAACATGCGGCCGTTCGTCCTGCCGCTGGAGAAGTGA
- a CDS encoding glycosyltransferase family 2 protein: MTQLSIIIPAWGSAEALETTLSSVLRHRPPACEVLVIHQGSYDDPYDVCDEVLFVESPGATEVDLLNVGLEIAEAPIVHFLGCGVEVSAGWTDAAMNHFDDDQVGSVATVVLSAKGNRIASAGVALHARGRQPLAQGAAVGARGVGSVTPVGPSMEAGFYRRDCLNWLEGFDEEVGRDLVDIDLALGLQQLGYPCVLETACPVLGAIDSPKPVNAFDEGLGLERLRLRHAPPQGWMQRLSHAFLMASEFCGALPRGKAFSKLRGRWAAARDRSLASDYQERLDEAQAAATSAHLHAFPASTFEWDLRRVA; encoded by the coding sequence ATGACACAGCTTTCGATCATCATTCCCGCTTGGGGATCGGCTGAAGCACTTGAAACCACGCTGAGCTCGGTGCTGCGGCATCGACCGCCAGCATGCGAAGTGCTTGTAATTCATCAGGGTTCTTACGACGACCCTTACGACGTATGCGACGAAGTGCTCTTCGTCGAATCGCCGGGAGCTACGGAGGTTGACCTGTTGAATGTCGGCCTGGAGATCGCCGAAGCTCCGATCGTTCATTTTCTCGGCTGCGGAGTCGAAGTTTCCGCCGGCTGGACCGACGCCGCGATGAACCACTTCGACGACGACCAGGTCGGCTCTGTGGCGACCGTGGTGCTGTCCGCCAAGGGAAACCGGATCGCCTCCGCAGGCGTCGCTCTCCATGCCCGGGGCAGACAACCTCTGGCCCAGGGAGCCGCCGTCGGAGCCCGCGGAGTCGGCAGCGTGACACCGGTCGGCCCCAGCATGGAAGCCGGCTTCTACCGCCGGGACTGCTTGAACTGGCTGGAGGGATTCGACGAAGAAGTCGGCCGCGATCTGGTTGATATCGATCTGGCGCTGGGACTTCAGCAGCTGGGTTATCCGTGCGTGCTGGAAACGGCCTGCCCGGTGCTGGGAGCGATCGACTCGCCGAAGCCTGTCAACGCCTTTGACGAAGGCCTCGGCCTCGAACGCTTGCGATTGCGTCATGCACCGCCGCAAGGCTGGATGCAGCGGCTGTCTCACGCCTTCCTGATGGCGAGCGAATTCTGCGGCGCCCTGCCGCGCGGCAAAGCATTTAGCAAACTGCGAGGACGCTGGGCGGCCGCCCGGGACCGTTCGCTGGCGTCGGACTACCAGGAACGCCTGGACGAGGCGCAGGCCGCGGCCACCTCGGCCCACCTGCACGCCTTTCCCGCTTCGACTTTCGAATGGGACCTCCGCCGGGTTGCCTGA
- a CDS encoding sulfatase family protein, with the protein MKLPLWFLLVALAAVGGTSLGAAERNVVLFVTDDQSPDMGCYGNDTIQTPHLDALAADGVRFNHAFCTTASCSASRSVILTGIYNHANAQFGHEHSYHHFRTYDHIKSLPVLMAAAGYRTARIGKYHVGPEAVYHFEKTLPGDSRNAVQMANNCREFLSDDDKRPFFLYFCTSDPHRSGGEVPGDPYKPNPFGNKPNGYPGVTPIKYDPDKIRVHSFLPDTPTCRHELAQYYQSVSRIDQGMGRLVALLKESGHYDDTMILFTADHGIAFPGGKTTLYEGGMRIPLLVRQPYGEAQDTQCNALVNLADLTPTILDFAGALPKKHDRQGRSFLAALQEESPAGWDEVYASHTFHEITMYYPMRVVRDRQLKLIWNLAHQLPYPFASDLWAAPTWQDRYKQGPDTYYGPRTVHQYIHRPKFELYDIQADPDEAKNLIEDPQYADQIAAMKKKIKAFQAKTKDPWILKWDYE; encoded by the coding sequence ATGAAGTTGCCACTATGGTTCCTGCTGGTCGCCCTGGCGGCTGTCGGGGGGACGTCTTTGGGGGCGGCTGAACGGAACGTGGTGTTGTTCGTGACCGACGACCAGAGCCCCGATATGGGCTGTTACGGCAACGACACGATCCAGACGCCGCATCTGGATGCGCTGGCCGCCGACGGCGTGCGGTTTAATCACGCCTTTTGCACCACGGCCAGCTGCAGCGCCAGTCGTTCGGTCATTCTGACCGGCATTTATAACCACGCCAACGCGCAGTTCGGGCATGAGCACAGCTATCATCATTTCCGGACCTATGACCATATCAAGTCACTGCCCGTGCTGATGGCGGCGGCCGGTTACCGGACGGCCCGGATCGGCAAGTACCATGTCGGACCGGAGGCCGTGTACCACTTTGAAAAGACCTTGCCGGGCGATTCGCGAAACGCCGTGCAAATGGCCAACAACTGCCGTGAGTTCCTCAGCGACGACGACAAGCGGCCGTTCTTTCTCTACTTTTGCACCTCGGACCCGCATCGCAGCGGCGGCGAAGTGCCGGGCGATCCGTACAAGCCGAATCCTTTCGGCAACAAGCCGAACGGCTACCCGGGCGTGACGCCCATCAAGTACGATCCCGACAAGATCCGCGTGCATTCCTTCCTGCCCGATACGCCGACCTGTCGCCACGAACTGGCCCAGTACTACCAGTCGGTTTCCCGCATTGATCAGGGGATGGGCCGGCTGGTCGCCTTGCTGAAAGAGTCAGGCCACTACGACGACACCATGATCCTGTTCACGGCCGACCACGGCATTGCCTTTCCGGGCGGCAAGACGACCCTGTACGAAGGCGGCATGCGGATTCCGCTGCTCGTTCGCCAGCCCTACGGCGAGGCGCAAGACACGCAGTGCAACGCCTTGGTCAACCTGGCCGACCTGACGCCGACCATCCTCGACTTTGCCGGCGCCTTGCCGAAAAAGCACGATCGCCAGGGCCGCTCGTTCCTGGCCGCACTGCAGGAAGAATCGCCGGCGGGCTGGGACGAAGTCTATGCTTCGCACACCTTCCATGAGATCACCATGTACTATCCGATGCGGGTGGTGCGCGACCGGCAGCTCAAGCTGATCTGGAACCTGGCGCACCAGCTGCCGTACCCGTTCGCCTCGGACCTGTGGGCCGCCCCGACCTGGCAGGATCGTTACAAGCAGGGGCCGGACACGTACTACGGACCGCGGACCGTGCATCAGTACATCCATCGCCCCAAGTTCGAACTGTACGACATCCAGGCCGATCCCGATGAGGCCAAGAACCTGATCGAGGATCCGCAATACGCCGACCAGATCGCCGCCATGAAAAAGAAGATCAAGGCGTTCCAGGCCAAAACGAAAGACCCCTGGATTCTGAAGTGGGACTACGAATAG
- a CDS encoding CinA family protein — translation MTVRQQAKRVFDLLQAQNLKVVFAESCTGGLASGALTQFPGASQHHCGGMVVYRNATKQEYLGIPSAVLVDPGPVSALVAQRMCEAVLMETPEANLSASVTGHLGPDAPAELDGLVFLGVGRRTEDGLLSQVKELRLGAEFDRSQRQQQVIEALFHFLAEQLQETTD, via the coding sequence ATGACGGTCCGACAACAGGCCAAGCGTGTTTTTGATCTATTACAGGCCCAGAACCTCAAAGTGGTGTTCGCCGAGAGCTGCACCGGCGGGCTGGCTTCTGGCGCGTTGACCCAGTTCCCCGGCGCCTCGCAGCACCATTGCGGCGGCATGGTTGTGTATCGCAACGCCACCAAACAGGAGTACCTGGGCATCCCGTCCGCCGTGCTGGTCGACCCGGGACCGGTCAGCGCCCTGGTCGCCCAGCGCATGTGCGAAGCGGTGCTGATGGAAACGCCCGAGGCGAATCTCTCCGCCTCCGTGACGGGCCACCTGGGCCCCGACGCCCCGGCCGAACTCGACGGGCTGGTCTTCCTGGGCGTCGGCCGCCGCACCGAAGACGGCCTGCTCTCCCAGGTCAAAGAACTCCGCCTTGGCGCCGAATTCGATCGCTCCCAGCGCCAACAGCAAGTCATCGAAGCCCTGTTCCACTTCCTGGCCGAGCAACTCCAGGAAACGACCGACTAG
- a CDS encoding tetratricopeptide repeat protein: MAVPQLQSAFDEQEVVATGRFASMTHGQLRKLILAHGGCWAPQVTLRTRWLMVGQDGPPLDRAGRWTKNLERAAALRDAGQPLEILTEQRLLDRLGVAADSPAQRQYSIVELCQLLGISGRMLRSWSAAGLIDPIDDPHGVPYFDFSQVAAARKLCQLMASGVSLAGVKRALTQVRQWLPDDQSLLSCLATCTSERTLLLRGADGRLAEPGGQLMFDFEEPTAPTVAIPPSAQTVEDLFEEAFDHEQAGRWMAAARLYRQAIACEPDDPVLHFNLGNVYAAQQQTEAAIDCYQSAVEQDPAYAEAWNNLGNACARQQRPVAAIAALQQAIACSHGYPAAHFNLAETYAEQGRIDLARRHWRQCLEETTDEHLSQSALERLKTSLRMALPE, translated from the coding sequence ATGGCCGTACCGCAACTGCAATCCGCTTTCGACGAGCAAGAGGTGGTCGCTACCGGCCGCTTCGCCTCGATGACGCACGGCCAATTGCGGAAGCTGATCCTCGCCCACGGCGGTTGCTGGGCGCCGCAAGTCACCTTGCGCACCCGCTGGCTCATGGTGGGGCAGGATGGTCCGCCGCTGGATCGGGCCGGGCGCTGGACAAAAAACCTCGAACGGGCCGCCGCCCTCCGCGATGCGGGACAGCCGCTGGAGATCCTAACGGAACAACGGCTGCTGGATCGCCTGGGCGTGGCCGCCGATTCGCCCGCCCAGCGACAGTACAGCATCGTCGAGCTTTGCCAGCTGCTGGGCATCTCCGGCCGGATGCTGCGCAGCTGGTCGGCCGCCGGTCTGATCGATCCGATCGACGACCCGCATGGCGTGCCGTATTTTGATTTCTCGCAGGTCGCCGCCGCCCGTAAACTGTGCCAGCTGATGGCGAGCGGCGTGTCGCTGGCTGGCGTCAAAAGGGCGCTGACCCAGGTGCGTCAGTGGCTGCCCGATGATCAGTCGTTGCTGAGCTGTCTGGCGACCTGCACCAGCGAGCGCACCCTGCTGCTCCGCGGGGCCGACGGCAGACTGGCGGAACCTGGCGGGCAGTTGATGTTCGACTTTGAAGAGCCCACAGCGCCGACCGTGGCGATCCCGCCCTCCGCCCAGACCGTCGAAGATCTGTTTGAAGAGGCGTTCGATCACGAACAGGCCGGACGCTGGATGGCGGCCGCCCGACTCTATCGCCAGGCGATCGCCTGCGAACCCGACGACCCGGTCCTGCACTTCAATCTGGGAAACGTCTATGCGGCCCAGCAGCAGACCGAGGCCGCCATCGACTGCTATCAATCGGCCGTCGAACAGGACCCGGCCTATGCCGAAGCCTGGAACAACCTGGGCAACGCCTGCGCCCGGCAGCAACGACCCGTCGCGGCGATCGCCGCGTTACAACAGGCGATCGCCTGTTCGCACGGCTACCCGGCGGCGCACTTCAATCTGGCGGAAACCTACGCCGAGCAGGGCCGCATCGACCTCGCCCGACGGCACTGGCGCCAGTGCCTGGAAGAAACGACCGACGAACACCTGAGCCAGTCCGCGCTGGAGCGATTGAAAACGTCGCTGCGCATGGCGCTGCCGGAGTAG